The stretch of DNA CGATGTCCTTCATGGGCCGCATGATCGTGATCTTCGTAAACACCTGGCGCGGAAAGGACGCCGTGGGGTACCGCGACAACTGCGGTCGTGTAGAGCGCAATGAACAGGAGGGAACGCATACCTTCGATCCTTCGATTGAGAGGTGACGGTTGCACGGAGGAGCTGTTGCGCGCTAGCGCAAGCCCGATCGCAACATGACAACGAGGTCAAAGAAGTCTTCAACGCCGAGAAGGCGCTATTGCGGGGCAGAAGGCCCAAGATGCTCGCATCAAATGCGCAGCAGCGTCCCACAGGCAAAGAGCGATCGCACGCCAGCCGGCGGCGGGGCCGCGTTGTTCCGCTCGTGCTGGACAACTCCTGACGTCGCCTTAGCGGGTGGCGCCATCCAGACGGTCAGCTCGACGCTGGGACTGCCGTCCGGGGACGCCGCCATGCGGACGGCCACTGGGTCCCCTTTTTCGCACTCGGCGCACCCGTCGCACGGCTTAGACGGCCGTGAGTCGTCACGATGATCTTCATGAACCTCGGACAATCCGCCGTGCAGGCAATCGCCGTGCGCCGCTTCGTCATGCCCTTCGTGATGGCAGTGACAGCCAACGGCGAGCTGCGTGTGCAGCACCGAAGCGACGAGCAGTAGGGCGACAAGAAACCGCATGACACAACTCTCCGCTTGATTCGTCGTCCGGTCAAGGCGGAAGACTTGACGTAAACCCACCTCCCTACCACCGGGAGCCGTCAGAATGCGCGATCGATCGAATGTCTCTCGGTTTCGCAGCAGCCTGATTTGCCAAGTCACCGGGCCCCAATCCTTCGCGCCGGCAGCGCCACGAGTTAGCTTCTGAGGCGAAACAGGCGCCTCCCATTGCACCGCTACCCCCCACGACCCGCCATGCCCCTGTCGCAGCTTCCCGGGATTACCCTCTCCAATAGCGCAATGTCGATTCTGGAGGCGGCCGAAGCGGCTGGCCGCCTGCATCTCGCCGGCAGCGTCGAAGAGCTCGTCGCTCTGGCGACGCCCGACGCCTCGCTCGGGCTGGGGGAAGTAGCCCCCGACGGATACTACACGGTCGGCTACGACGTGCCCGGCAACGGCTTCGTCGAGGAGGCCAAGGTCTGTCAGGTCAAGAACGGCGTCGCCGCCAACTACCTCGAGGCCTACATGCGGCGCCGCGACCCCGACTGCATGGTGGTGGGCGACAACCGGGCGACCGACAAGCCAACCTACGAGGGCCGATTTGGTGAGCCCTTCGACAAGCTGCGGAACGAGACCATCGAGTGGCTGAAGTCGCAGCCGATCGCCTGCTTCTTCTTCCGCACGGGCCTTCCGGACGAACCGCTCAACGCCGTGGCGATCGCGCCGGCGAACGCGGGCTTCTTCGCCTTGGGTTTGGCGATGCTGCAAGGCATCGTGCCGCTGGATGAGATCCGTGCAGCCGGTTCAGACTACTACCACGGCGCCGTGGTGTACGTCGCCCCGCCCTTCCGCCACACGCACTTCGATGGCCGGCAAGTCGTCGTTCACAACCGACGCCAGGAAGATGTCGGGCTGCACGAACTGTTCAGTTACAACCTTTACCCCGGCCCGTCGGCGAAGAAGGGCGTCTACGGCATGCTGCTCACGCTCGGCGAGCGACACGAGACGCCGTGGACCACTGCCCATTGCTCGACCGTCGAGGTGATGACGCCTTACGAGAACGCCACGGTCATCATGCACGAGGGCGCCTCGGGCGGCGGCAAGAGCGAGATGCTCGAGCAGATGCATCGCGAAGCGGACGGCACTTTGCTCCTGGGCGTCAACACCGTGACGCACGACGCCCGCAAGCTGGTCTTGCCGCGCGGCTGCGCCTTACGACCCGTGACCGACGACATGGCCCTCTGCCACCCGTCGTTGCAACAGACCGACCAACGCAAGCTGTCGCTGATCGACGCCGAGAGCGCGTGGTTCCTCCGCGTCAATCACATCGACCGCTACGGCACTGACCCTTACAACGAGCGGCTCACCTGTACGCCACCGGGGCCGCTGTTGTTCCTCAACATCGAGGCCCACCCCGGGGCCACGGCGCTGATCTGGGAGCACACGATGGACGAACCGGGCAAGCCGTGCCCCAACCCGCGCGTCGTCGTGCCCCGCAAGTACGTGCCGGACGTGATCAACGGGCCGGTTACCGTTGACATCCGCAGCTTCGGCGTCCGTTGCCCGCCGTGTACGCGCGAGTTGCCGACTTACGGCATCATCGGCTTGTTCCACGTGCTGCCGCCTTCGCTGGCGTGGCTGTGGCGGCTCGTGGCGCCGCGCGGTCACGGCAACCCCTCGATCGTCGATCAGGGGGGTATGCAGTCCGAAGGCGTCGGCTCGTTCTGGCCGTTCGCCACGGGGCGAAAGGTGGACCAGGCGAACATCCTGCTCGACCAGATTATGCAGACCGATCACACGCAGTTCGTGCTAATCCCCAATCAAAACCTCGGCGCCTGGAAGGTGGGCTTCGCCCCACAGTGGGTGGCGCGCGAGTACCTGGCCCGCCGTGGAGCGGCGAAGTTCAAGAACGGCGACCTCAAGGCGTCACGCTGCCCCCTGTTGGGCTACCACAAGGAAACGCTGCAAGTCGAAGGCCAGACCATCGGCAAGTGGTTCATGGACGTGTCGCAGCAGCCGGAGGTAGGCGAGGAAGCGTACGACCTCGGCGCCAAGATTCTCACCGAATTCTTCCACACCCAGCTGCGGGAGTTCACCGTCCCCGACCTCCAGTCCCGCGGCCGCGAAATCATTGAGGCTTGCCTCGGCGGGGCTTCGGTGGAGGACTACGCCAAGCTGGGGGTTTAATCCCACAGCCTCAACGTTTGTCGCTACGTTCCCGTGCTGAACCGGGCCGCTGCTGAGCGTCTGTCCATTTCCAGCGATCTTATTTAGTTGTGTGGCCGCCTCAGACGATTTATCGTGCCATCACGGCCTTCTTTGAGATTCTTGATGCGGTGATTTGACGCCACATCCGATAGCGGTCAACTAACAAGTTGAGTTGGAGCTAATGAGCATCACGGCTATAGCACTCCGCGCCATGGCGGCGGGGTGTTTGTTGGCGCCGACTACGGTCAGTGCGCTCGACTTGAGTGTGCCCGCGATCCACGGTGACATCTCACGGTTAGCTCTTGGCGACGGAACCGGTGTCATTGTTGGCGTTGTTGATAGCGGCGTTGACGACACGCACCCGGCTCTAGCGGGGTTCGATTCACAGGGGCTCCCGAGACTCGTGGCGGAAGCCAACTTCGTGGCAAGCGAGCCGGGTAACACGGGAGACGATGTCCACGGCCACGGCACTTGGATCGCCAGCGTCATCGGAAGCAGCGACGCAACTCACACGGGGCTGGCGCCGGATTCCCGCTATATCAACGCACGTGTGCTCGACAACAACAACGGCTTCCCGAGCGATGTGCAAGTCCGAAACGGCCTCGGGTTCGCCATCGATAACGGCGCCGATGTCGTTAACCTGTCGCTCAACTACTTCGCCACAACGAGCGGGGGCAATACTCAGTTAGAGTACATGATTGATTGGGCGGCTGATAAACAGGGCGTCGTCTGCGCCATCTGCACTGGCAATATTGGTCAGGGGAACGGCGCCACAACGGTGCGTGGCCCAGGGAGCGCTTACAACGGAATCACGGTCGGCAAAACGGACGGTCGCTTCCTCCGAGTCGACAACGATAGCGCAACCTCTTACACACAGAACGGGCGGATGAAGCCCGATGTCGTGGCGCCCGGCGTTTCGATCACGATGGCTAATGACGATTGGGAGACGCAATCCGATTTCAACACGGCCAGCGGCTGCAGCTTCGCCACGCCGCATGTCGCGGGTCTGATTGCCCAGCAGATCGAGGCCGGCCGACGACACGGTCTCAGCGTTGATCCGAAAGTCATCCGCGCCACCGTTCTGAATTCGGCGTCGAAGCAGGTCCTCGACAAGCAAGGGCAGGCGTGGGCGACCGACGGAGTCACCCGCCCACTCGACCCCGATTCGGGCGCAGGACAGGTTGACGGCGCCAACCTGGCGACTCAATACCTCGCCAGAGAGCAATCACCTGGAATAGTAGCCGCAGTTGGCTGGGACCTCAGCGAAGCCGTCGGTGGCGCGTCTGTCGATTACACCTTTGACGCCCCGCTCGTCCTCGGGTCGCACCTCACAGCAACGCTGGCATGGTCGCGGCATATCGGTCGCATAGACCGGGGTCGGGTCGGCGTCGACGCCTCTGACAGCTTCTTCCTCGAAGAAGCGCTCGACAACCTCGACCTACAGTTGCTTGCCGACGGGGTCTTAGTCGCCGAGTCGCGGAGCCAGCTCGACAACATCGAGCATCTGTTCACGCCGATCACCGCGGCGGCTACTTACACGCTGCGGGTCGTCGGCACATCGATCACCGGCGCGTCACTGAGCGAGGCGTTCGCCATCGCTTGGTCGGCGGTTGCCGTGCCCGAACCCGCATCGAGTATCTTTGTCGCCTTCGGACTGTTTGCCGCTCTGCCTCTAACCGGACGAAGAGTTGTTCGTGGTTAGCCTCCTCAGGCGAAGCGGGCATGCGAAACCCGACCCAAGTCTTTCGCAGTCGTGCCACTGAGTCCGTTTCCTACTGTGCAACTCTAATGATTGACGACCCTTCCCACGGCTCTGTCACTTATTGGATCGCCGAGTTGCGTGACGGGGAGGCGTCGTCGGCGCAGCGGGAGCTTTGGGACCGGTACTTCCGGCGGATCGTCGCCCTAGCGCGGGCGAAGCTCGGCGCGCTGCCGCGCGGGCCGGCGGACGAAGAAGACGTCGCCATCAGCGCGATGCAGAGCCTGTTCCACGGCTTCGAGCGCGACCGCTTCCCCGATCTGTGCGACCGTCACAACCTCTGGTCGCTCTTGGCGAAGATCACCGCCCGCAAAGCGATCAACGAACGCCAGAAGCAGACCGCGAAGAAACGCGGCGGCGGCGTCCCGCGGCTGAGCGTCGGCCCCACCGGCGCCGACGACTCGATGCCACGGTGCGACCCCTCGGACGACGACCTCGGCCCCGAGTTCATCGTCGCGATGGAGGAAGAGATGCGCCGCCTGATGACGATCCTCCCCGACGAAACCCTACGCCGCATCGCTGGCCGCAAGCTCGAGGGTTATTCGAGCGCCGAGATCGCCACGGAGCTAGGCGTCGTGGAGCGAACGGTGGAGCGAAAGCTCGCCTTGATCCGGGCGACGTGGGCGCCGGCGGCTGAGGTTTGAGATTCGGGAAGGAAATTAACCACGAAGGACACAAAGCACACGACGGCCTGTCATTGGGACTACCTTGGCCCCGCCAGAAAGTCCGTCGTGTCCTTTGTGCCCGTCGTGGTGAACTATCAGCGCCACGAAAAAATCTCTGTCGGGCACGCCCCACGCTTGCGGATCAGCGGCATGAGAGCGACGGCCGCCATCAGGGCCGTCGCGGGCTCGGGGACCGACAGCGCCGGCGCCGCGATGGTGAACGTGGCGTCGGCGTCGTCCCCGGGCAGGTTCAGGTCCCGATCCGTGAGGGCGTTGTGCGCCGGTTCATCCAATCCTCCCAGATCCTCGCCGAAACGGACCGTCGTCGCCGCAACGCCCAGCAGTTGCGAGACCCCCCCAATGTGGTCACGCCAGACCGTATAGTCAGCCGCATCGACGACGCCATCGAGGTTGCCGTCAGCGGCGTGCA from Botrimarina mediterranea encodes:
- a CDS encoding DUF4914 family protein produces the protein MPLSQLPGITLSNSAMSILEAAEAAGRLHLAGSVEELVALATPDASLGLGEVAPDGYYTVGYDVPGNGFVEEAKVCQVKNGVAANYLEAYMRRRDPDCMVVGDNRATDKPTYEGRFGEPFDKLRNETIEWLKSQPIACFFFRTGLPDEPLNAVAIAPANAGFFALGLAMLQGIVPLDEIRAAGSDYYHGAVVYVAPPFRHTHFDGRQVVVHNRRQEDVGLHELFSYNLYPGPSAKKGVYGMLLTLGERHETPWTTAHCSTVEVMTPYENATVIMHEGASGGGKSEMLEQMHREADGTLLLGVNTVTHDARKLVLPRGCALRPVTDDMALCHPSLQQTDQRKLSLIDAESAWFLRVNHIDRYGTDPYNERLTCTPPGPLLFLNIEAHPGATALIWEHTMDEPGKPCPNPRVVVPRKYVPDVINGPVTVDIRSFGVRCPPCTRELPTYGIIGLFHVLPPSLAWLWRLVAPRGHGNPSIVDQGGMQSEGVGSFWPFATGRKVDQANILLDQIMQTDHTQFVLIPNQNLGAWKVGFAPQWVAREYLARRGAAKFKNGDLKASRCPLLGYHKETLQVEGQTIGKWFMDVSQQPEVGEEAYDLGAKILTEFFHTQLREFTVPDLQSRGREIIEACLGGASVEDYAKLGV
- a CDS encoding S8 family peptidase, which gives rise to MSITAIALRAMAAGCLLAPTTVSALDLSVPAIHGDISRLALGDGTGVIVGVVDSGVDDTHPALAGFDSQGLPRLVAEANFVASEPGNTGDDVHGHGTWIASVIGSSDATHTGLAPDSRYINARVLDNNNGFPSDVQVRNGLGFAIDNGADVVNLSLNYFATTSGGNTQLEYMIDWAADKQGVVCAICTGNIGQGNGATTVRGPGSAYNGITVGKTDGRFLRVDNDSATSYTQNGRMKPDVVAPGVSITMANDDWETQSDFNTASGCSFATPHVAGLIAQQIEAGRRHGLSVDPKVIRATVLNSASKQVLDKQGQAWATDGVTRPLDPDSGAGQVDGANLATQYLAREQSPGIVAAVGWDLSEAVGGASVDYTFDAPLVLGSHLTATLAWSRHIGRIDRGRVGVDASDSFFLEEALDNLDLQLLADGVLVAESRSQLDNIEHLFTPITAAATYTLRVVGTSITGASLSEAFAIAWSAVAVPEPASSIFVAFGLFAALPLTGRRVVRG
- a CDS encoding ECF-type sigma factor — encoded protein: MIDDPSHGSVTYWIAELRDGEASSAQRELWDRYFRRIVALARAKLGALPRGPADEEDVAISAMQSLFHGFERDRFPDLCDRHNLWSLLAKITARKAINERQKQTAKKRGGGVPRLSVGPTGADDSMPRCDPSDDDLGPEFIVAMEEEMRRLMTILPDETLRRIAGRKLEGYSSAEIATELGVVERTVERKLALIRATWAPAAEV